A single Planctomycetota bacterium DNA region contains:
- a CDS encoding BatA domain-containing protein, which yields MGFLAWFYLLGAASGGIPIIIHMIHRRRAPKVLFPTLRFLKASNERTSRRQRIQDLFLLLLRVLLFVLLAFALAQPFLGSRLWGAGKDIHAVLLLDNSYSMGTEHERKARFAVAKELAAGILEKCLPTQGSQAAVLLSFPPHGHPKPFLTPDRAALQRDILKAPLSQGRADLTAAVQRAYDLLAEEGNKAPTMEIYVLTDLQRNAWPQPRPLEEKHKNPPPPP from the coding sequence ATGGGTTTCCTCGCGTGGTTCTACCTTCTGGGCGCGGCGTCGGGCGGCATCCCAATCATCATCCACATGATCCACCGCCGGCGCGCCCCCAAGGTGCTCTTCCCCACGCTGCGCTTTCTCAAGGCCTCGAACGAGCGCACCTCGCGGCGGCAGAGAATTCAGGACCTCTTCCTCCTCCTCCTGCGCGTGCTGCTCTTCGTGCTGCTGGCCTTTGCGCTGGCCCAGCCATTCCTCGGCTCGCGCCTGTGGGGCGCGGGCAAGGACATCCACGCGGTGCTCCTCCTCGACAACTCGTACTCGATGGGCACGGAGCACGAGCGCAAAGCCCGCTTCGCCGTGGCCAAGGAACTGGCCGCCGGCATCCTCGAGAAATGCCTGCCCACCCAGGGCAGCCAGGCCGCCGTGCTCCTCTCGTTCCCGCCCCACGGCCACCCCAAGCCGTTCCTCACGCCCGACCGAGCGGCGCTCCAGCGCGACATCCTCAAAGCCCCGCTCTCACAGGGCCGGGCCGACCTGACCGCCGCCGTCCAGCGCGCCTACGACCTCCTGGCCGAGGAGGGCAACAAGGCGCCGACGATGGAGATCTACGTCCTCACCGACCTCCAGCGCAACGCCTGGCCCCAGCCCCGCCCCCTCGAAGAGAAGCACAAGAACCCCCCCCCCCCCCCCC
- a CDS encoding uroporphyrinogen decarboxylase family protein codes for MATRPHMTSRERLDAAYRCLPTDRVPVFVRGVSETRPPHDSYAPLRQLVCATCDLKWAWSTSAIFPSPPTTQRVEPYDADFDLVTTVMPTPRGELVHQHLAGRKGQPGMTRKHWLASREDALKYLSLPPPEPTGDAAGFFALRERAGERGLVEVHLHDMNPGGHVAELFGSEAFALLTVEDRGLVHELLEHTTQRALRVIDWCLAHDVGPYFAVSGQEYVAPPLHGPRDFWDFNVRYDKRLFGRIRDADGLVHVHCHGSLKGLLQGFVEAEANVLHPVEAPPMGNVTAAEAKAALDGKVCIEGNIQVGDLFTLPPREIERQVEALIRDAGPTGLIVAPTASPYAPVATPRMLANYERMVRTALACR; via the coding sequence GTCTTCGTCCGCGGCGTGTCGGAGACGCGGCCGCCGCACGACTCCTACGCGCCGCTGCGCCAGCTCGTGTGCGCGACGTGCGACCTCAAGTGGGCGTGGAGCACCTCCGCCATCTTCCCCTCCCCTCCCACCACCCAGCGCGTGGAGCCGTACGACGCCGACTTCGATCTGGTGACCACCGTGATGCCCACGCCCCGCGGCGAGCTCGTGCACCAGCATCTCGCCGGCCGCAAGGGCCAGCCGGGCATGACCCGCAAGCACTGGCTCGCCAGCCGCGAGGACGCGCTCAAGTACCTCTCGCTGCCTCCGCCCGAGCCCACGGGCGATGCCGCCGGCTTCTTCGCCCTCCGCGAGCGGGCCGGCGAGCGCGGCCTCGTGGAAGTGCACCTGCACGACATGAACCCCGGCGGCCACGTGGCCGAGCTGTTCGGCTCCGAGGCATTCGCCCTGCTCACGGTGGAGGACCGCGGCCTGGTGCACGAGCTGTTGGAGCACACGACCCAGCGCGCCCTGCGCGTGATTGACTGGTGCCTCGCGCACGATGTGGGGCCCTACTTCGCCGTCTCGGGCCAGGAGTACGTCGCTCCCCCGCTCCACGGGCCGCGGGATTTCTGGGACTTCAATGTCCGCTACGACAAACGGCTCTTCGGGCGCATCCGCGACGCGGACGGCTTGGTGCACGTGCACTGCCACGGCTCGTTGAAGGGGCTTCTCCAGGGCTTCGTCGAGGCGGAGGCGAATGTGCTGCACCCCGTGGAGGCGCCGCCGATGGGCAACGTCACGGCCGCCGAGGCCAAGGCGGCGTTGGACGGCAAGGTGTGCATCGAGGGGAACATCCAGGTGGGCGACCTGTTCACCCTGCCGCCGCGCGAGATCGAGCGGCAGGTCGAGGCCCTCATCCGCGACGCCGGCCCGACCGGCCTCATCGTCGCCCCCACCGCCTCGCCGTATGCCCCGGTGGCCACGCCGCGCATGCTCGCCAACTACGAACGCATGGTCCGCACCGCCCTGGCCTGCCGATAG